Within Lolium rigidum isolate FL_2022 chromosome 5, APGP_CSIRO_Lrig_0.1, whole genome shotgun sequence, the genomic segment atgctgagctcgaaaaatcgggatcgaccgccgataatcccgacgagatcggaatttcgagacgatacgctccttctttctcgacgcggaagtggaacttcccgaacgtcatctccatgggctcctccagatacgcatatgcagccaaacgggagggtgggtgaggtacaaaatcaactagaccagtttcgatctgtttacctctgtccattgcgttgcttgcagtttaCAAAATCaacatatatattgatctccttttttaaaattAGATGGAATGTGTGCGGGACACTCTCCTAACGGTggatcgcatacgagcaattcaaaaGGAGTTGGCGGGATTCTTAGTTAGGGAGGTCATAGCTTCAACTGGAGCATACCATCGGGAGTTAATATTTGATATTAGGCATAGAAAATAGACATGGTAAAGAGGATCGACTTTATATTATAaatatgcattacgtgtactgtatttcatgacgatgtctatatattcagGACGATGTTGTGGTTccttgaatgatgtatgcatgcagatttgaatgaataacataaaaccctgaaactctgccgcggcagagaaatggtCATtttgtctgccgcggcagagaaacactgctccaccctaaacctctGTCGCGGCAGATAAATGATCATCTTATCTGCCCTGGCAGACAgcctaacacgaaccgggactaatgctccTCCACCCCAAGCCCCCTAGCCGCACCACGTGGAGGACCATTTAGACCCAATTTATATttgaatcgggactaaaggtgaaggcctttagtcccgattgagcaatcccggttgctcaaccgggactaaagacgcaAATAAACCAGAGCTAAAggtccgttttccactagtgggggTGGATGGAAAATACTTTCACCCTCTTCTTGTCTGCTTTTTCCCATCTCACGGAAGGGGACCATACAGAAATCACTTCTGGAGGCGAATGGAGTTTCCGTACGCCCCCCATCTCTGGTAGCCGCCATTGGGGAAATTTTAAATGCGGGGATCGGATGGTCCGGCCGCTTGGGTGTCGGATGATCCGGCCTGGAGAACTTTCCTAGCCTTCTCTTCACTCCTCTTCTCATATGCACTTCTCCTCAGCAAGATCTCTTCCACCAAAAGGTGGGTCAACATCCGTAGTGATAAATTAATTTCTACACACTTGAGTACATACGGTAGAAATCTTATTCAAGTGGtgttatcaaaacacacaaaattgTAGACATAGAAGTTGTCTTTCAACTAATAACTTAAGTGCAATTACAACATTACATTATGTATTGGTACATGATGTTGAGGATTCATATACTCCCCGTACAATAacaaattattaaaaaaaaacttATTTTCTTACCATTCGTGAGGCGGTCTAAGAAAGTATGTATCACACATCACAAGTGTGTTTACCTTTTTTTATTACTAGGTTAATAACACCACCTAGTTCATTCCATCAAAACACGTCACGTTATTGTCTTATCCACGTAGGCTGGCACAAATTGGTTAGCATCATGGATACATTATCCATCTACAAATAACACTCCATCAAGATAACTCTAAGACATAGAATAGTTAGCCAAATAAAAACTAGATTCAACATCTCAAATTAACATAGATTCccataatcatgtagggcagcttatACCGGAAACTTCAAatagaggccgagctacatgtgtcCCTTTATTTTCAACAATTCAAAAATCACagttttaagttttaaaaaaatctgaaaaaattcttaatgtagacaatgatgaaatCTGCAAATGTGCAAAACCTCAATGTGAAATTCTTCGTATTGTAGACAAcataaaaaataacaaaatctgacagGTTTTATATGTTTAAAAATGTGCACTATTTACTATTCTCATATCCACACATTCATCATTTTTGTGTATCCTAAACTATTAAGAATTTTATATTCAGATTTTACATGTTTGTAGATACCATCATTGATACATCCagaattttttttcagaattttttaaaaattaaaatataattttgattttttttcaaaataaaaagctgcatgtagctcggcctccattgGTCGTATATGCTTATGTTCTCTCCTAAGATGTTGTGTCTACGACATGTGGCTATGGTGACAACGGCAAAGGAGAGTTCTTTTTTTTTCAACTCTATGTGGGTGACTCAATGGCTGCTCTGCTTGTGTTTGTCTTGTTCAGCTATGTGACGATGCCATCGTGAGCGGTGAAGGATTGAGCACAACATATAGTTTTGGAGGGTTTTGTTTTCAATTGCACATTTTTCTTGTCTTTAGTATGGGCATTTATCCATCGTACTCAAGATTTAGTTGTTAGCACAGCTATATTGGAAGAGTAAAATTCGAGcgatatgcttgatgagcaacCCAAACCAACAAAAAATATTGGAAGAGTAAAATGTTTTTCACCGTGTGGTGTGTAGATATTTGTGAAAAATAAATTCAATTTACGTAAAAAAGTCATAAATACGAAATGTACGTTTCATTTTCTGGTTTGATCATACGTGAAAACAAAGCTCATGGTTTTAAGAGGACCAGTAATAATTAATGTAGTAATTAAAGTACAATCTATAAAAAAATAACTATGAGAAGATTATCCTACAAATCTGGGTCGTTCAAAAAATGGATAGCTTACATTTATATaataacatgaaaaaaaaacaaatgcaTAGCTAGCTATTTCATGaaggtggtgttttggctcatatatGCATATGCATATGAACCTATTAttaaaaaaaacatatatttttttaaaaaaaaaatcgcgTGCACATCTGAACATATTATGTTTGTACATACGTTTTTAGAAAAAAAGAATATTTTATGTGGCATGCGTATAAAGATTTAAAAAGTCCCATAAATAACCATGTTGGAGCATTAAAATATTCTTTTACTGAAAACTTATGTGCGAAAATAGAAAGGCTATATGTACGTGTGAAATTTTATTTCAGTTATTTTTAACATTGTGAAATGTATCTTCACACAGTAAATTTATATATACCGGCCCGTGAGCTGAATTGGATTTTCACTATTTCATAACCCCCTTCAACAAACTAGCTATTTAGTAGAGTAACTTGCAATTCCGTTTTGTATGGATGGATGTATATTTAGCAGAGCCCCTGGATTCTGATTCCCGCCGGGCGGCGCATCGTGCGTGCCGGATAGCCGCCGCCGCGGGCGCGGGGCACGCATGCGGCACAAATCAACAAAATCACACGGACTCGTTGACGCCTGCCATGCCCTCAGGCCTCAGCGCGCGGGCGTGCTTACACGACGCGGAGGCCCAGACTCGGAGCCTTGTTCCCACCCGGGACGTGGCAGCTGCGGTCTGACCActccccaccgccaccgcctaagctcctcttcttcttcacccaTGGTCCTCCTGCCCCAGCTACACAGCCACGCAGCCTCCCTGCTCCCGTTTTCCTGCTTCCCAGCTTGCTCCTTGCCGGCGCCATGTCGTACAACAAGACCGCCTCCATCACCGCGGAGACCATAAACCCCAGGGTACGGCTCGTTCATGCATCCTTCTTTGGGCACTAAATGCAAGCCACGGTTCTGTTCTTACATGAAAAATAGATGGGGTTAACATGTACATATGGCTCCGTTTGAAGGTCAAGACGTTCAACTATGAGCCCTGCGGCGAGATTGCTACGCTCGCTGAGGTAATCCTAAGAATCTACCTGCACTCTGCAGAGTGCAGACACCTCCGCAGCTATTAATTTTGACTAATGTAGATTATACGTACACCACTAGTGTAAGCACACACAGAGATTCCTGTAATCTACTCCATTCTGCACGAACTTGGATCTTCGATGATGTTGCACTTCTGTGGAAACATTGGTTATAAACCTTGTTTTCTTGTATGCCTGGCTTTCTGTCATCCAGCGCCTGCAGGAGGAGCTGAAGAAAAATCCAGGTTCTCGCCCATTCGAAGAGGTGCGTGCTTGCCATCAATTGTGTTATATACTCCAAGCTAGTAGTGATTCTGGTCAAAAGAAATTATGATATATAAGTAATTTCCTTCTAGCAGATAATATACTGCAATCTTGGGAACCCCCAGGCTCTCGGTCAGCGACCCATAACTTTCTTTCGCGAGGTTACAGTTCTTAAGCTCTTATTAAAAACATACTAAATTGGTTAAATACGACATCGATGCTTCATGCCAATTGATATATTGCCTTCAGGTTCTTTCTCTGTGTGACAACCCAACCCTCCTGGAGAGGGACGAGACTCGTTTGTTATTCAGGTTGGACACTAAATATATAGCTCGATTTCATTTTGGCATATATCTTGCTACAATCATTCAAAAGAAAACAGAACAAGCACTGTAATTCTTTCTTTTTCTAGTAGAAAAAACTCGCATCACGACACAATATTTGACTGACAGAAAATTGACAAACACTGTCTCAATCTAATATTACAGTGCATGCGCCATAAAAAGAGCGCGGAAGATTATCGAGGCAATGCCTGGCAGAGACTCCGGCCCATATACTCCCAGTCAGGTACTTGTTGGAGTACACGCTCGAGTAGTGTGATGTTTTGGGCAGTATCAGTGTGCCAGAATGTCCTGGCTTCAGAGTTGTCCTATTGTCCAAATGACGATATATTTTTCCTGTCATATTCGGAATGATTATTTTGATTTTTCTATCGTGATCAGGGAATCAAAAGTTTGCGCGAATCAGTCGCCGATGGCATCGCTGGGAGAGATGGTTATCCATCAAGGCCAGAAGACATTTTTCTAACAGATGGAGCGAGTTCGGCGGTAGTACTCTATTACTCTGCAGCACTCAAGAGAGATCCATCACATCCGGATATCCTAAACATGGCTaccttttttctttcttccttccAGATAAACTTGACTTTGCAGATGCTCATAAGATCGGAGGAAGATGGAATTTTATGCCCTTTACCTGAATATCCACTATACTCGGCTTCCATTATACTCCATGGTGGAACGATGGTATGGTGCTAGCTTTATGAAAGAATCATGCAACATTTGCAATTCCTCGGACTAACTTTGTTCATTGAATCTCAAACTTATAATCAGATGGCTGATATTTTGTCTCGAAAAGAAACTGTAAAACAGGAATGTTCGAATGTGTGTAAAAGGACCAGTTACTGAATTCAGTATTTGGGTACCATATAACCTTAATGGGGATGGTGATGTAAAAGTAGTGCTAATTTTATTACATGCAAGAAATGACCGAGTTACTGAATTGAGTTTTTAGATACCATATAACCTTAGTGAGGATGGTGATTGGGGACTTGAGATTTTCGAAGTAAAGAGGTGTTTGGAGGAGGCTCGTATATCTGGTTTGACTGTTCGAGCCATGGTGGTCATAAATCCTGGAAATCCTACTGGACAGGTATgacaatatatacatatatattgcAATACTATACATGAATTGGAAAATACAATACATATCTGAAAAAGGTTTAGCTGAAAATTAAAAGATGAAACCCAAACTGAAATGCTGGAGGTATCCTGCATCATAGAATTACTATCAGGCAAAGTCCAAAGTTTCTTGTTCAACATTTCCATGCTCTGCTTTAGGTAATGTCTGTCACCAACCAGGAGGAGATAGTGGAATTTTGTCGGAAAGAAGGTTTAGTTTTACTTGCCGACGAGGTTTGTCCTTTCTGAATGGCATATCCAGTTCGTTCTACAAGTTGCATTTGTTGCAAGTTCAGCTATTGCTAATGATGATTTTTGGTTAATTATCTATATATGTTTGCAGGTATATCAAGATAACATATATGTGGACCATAAGAAGTTCAATTCTTTCAAGAAAGTTGCCAGATCACTTGGGTACAATGCGAATGACATCTCTATAGTGTCATACCATTCGGTTTCAATGGGTAAATCTCCGTACATCAAAAACACGGTTCACGTTCTCGACAAAATAAGCCTCAGGGATATTGGTTGAAGAACACTGGTTATTCTCTCATCACTTGAACTCTTGCAGGGTACTCTGGAGAATGTGGCAGAAGGGGAGGCTACATGGAGATATGCGGTTTTGGAGAAGATGTGGTTGGTGCAATTTGCAAGGTGGCCTCTGTGACTCTTTGCCCCAACATAGGTGGCCAAATTCTTACCAGCCTAGTTATGGATACACCTAAGGTTTGTCCTGCCCTTCCCATGTTCACCGAAATTTATTTTACTTAATGTATGTTTTGTATCCTGAAATTACTATTGTACAAGTAGCATCGTGAAAAAAGGGCATGTGATTTTACCAAGTTTATCTTGATATTTGCAGATAGGGGATGATTGTTTTGAGAGATTTTTGGCCGAGAAGGAAAACATTCAGTCATCTATGGTCAATCGTGCCAAGGTATCCTCCTACGTGCAGTTTGGTGTCACAAGCACGCCgtgtttcttcttcctccatcggaAGTAGGATGAAACTGAAGAAAAACCAGCTTTGCATGCCCTGAAACATTGTAGTTTCGCTCTTTGTCTTTGTTGCAGACCTTGGAGGAGGCGTTCAACAGCTTGGAGGGCGTGACCTGCAACAAGATAGAGGGCGCAATCTACCTCTTCCCCCGGATACACCTCCCTGTAGCAGCGATCAAAGCTGCGAAGATCGAGGGCGTCTCCCCTGACATTTTCTACGCGTGCCGCCTCCTCGACGACGCCGGGATCGCCGTCGTCCCTGGCTCCGGGTTCCACCAGGTTAGACTCTAACATCAGTAAAACGAAATCAATGTGGGGGAAAGATTGCATATCACATTGTTAACTGTGGTGTCCTGAATTTGGCATTGTTCTTCTTGCAAATGACCGTGACGCGACAAGATCTCTGGACGCAACATGGCCACGGGGACATGGCACATCCGGTGCACGATCCTCCCCGGCGAGGACAAGATCAACGAGATGATCCCACGCCTCAAATCCTTCCATGAGGCCTTCATGAACGAGTTCCGTGACCGGAGCTGATCTGGGTCGGATCTGCAGCTGCGCCACGCATGATACACTGCCCGGCCTGAACTCTGGCGGCGCTGTGCTCTTTGCTCCCTGTAAATTAAGTCTGTGTTGTGCTACTACTCTACTAGTAAAACTTCTGCAACTGACAGGCACTCTCCTTTTCAACTACtaatttttttccaagcgatCCAATATGGGATTGATTTTCTACGAAGATAATGAAAAGCCACACAGCATACATGCTAAGTATGTTTTTGCCGCGCACGGCAGGAAGGTAACCAACAGGAAAAGAAAGAACAGACGGGGAGATCACCGCCGACTGCTAGCGTTTTAGAAGGCTAAGCCTATTACAGTAACCAAGATTAAATGAATATACAAAACAGGCTCTCAGCCAGATCAAGCTTGCACAAAAGTCAGCCAAACCAGGAACTAGCACAGTGGAAGTTTTTCATCGAGCAGCAAAGGACTGAGACGCCAGACAGGGAGGCAAATCATTCATCAGTTTTCATTTGATCTGTAGCTGGATCTTCCATTGTAGCTGGGTCTTTTCAACTACTAATAAAAGCGATTAGCTGAAGATTTCTTGAAATCCGTAGCACGACGGCACGCCTTGTATCAACTGGTTTCGCTTATCCTTGAGTCCTTGACATGTCTTCTCTCTTGCATTGCCGTCTCCGAGCTGTCCTCAGTCCACAGCCGCCTCTGTTTGACTTGCGCTCACGAGGACGAAGCTTGTTTCAGTTGCACGACGGCACGCCTTGTATCAACTGGTTTCGCTTATCGCATGGATCGCATGCAACTCGATCGATGGATATGCCATCTGACAAGGCTCCCGGACCCGATGGCTTCTCAGACATCTTCTTCATACTATGCTGGAACACCATCGCAGATGATCTCATGCTCGTCCTAAACCACATCTCTCTTGGTCACTGTCAAAGTTTTGGTAGCATGAATTCTTCCATGATGATCCTAATTCCGAAAAATGAGGACCCTTTGGAGATCAAGGATTATCGCCCGATTAGCCTGGTGCACGGCTTCTCAAAAATCTTTTCTAAGCTGTTGGCCACCCGTCTCGCCCCGCTGCTCCCTGGCTTGATCTCCCACGCACAAAGTGCGTTCATTGCAGGGCGTAGCATTCATGGGAACTTCAAGTTGGTGCGCAACACCGCTCGTTTCCTGCatcggaagaaagaggccgcagcCCTGCTCAAGCTTAACATTTCAAAGGCCTTCGATACACTTTCTTGGGAGTTCCTCCTGGAGGTCATGCAATGCAGGGGCTTTGGAAGGCTCTGGTGCTCCTGGATTAGTACGCTCCTGTCATCGGCGGCCACGTCTATCTGCATTAATGGCGAGCGTGGTGACTCCTTCTATCTGGCGCGGGGAGTGCGGCAGGGGGATCCCCTTTCACCTGCCTTGTTTATCTTGGCGATGGATGCAATGCAGGAGATGCTCCAGTGGGCTGTAGATCACAACCTCCTTGCAGGACTCAAGCTCAGCCCTCAGGTGCCTCGGGCTTCGCTTTATGCTGACGACGCTGTCGTCTTCTTTAAGCCCTCAAGGTCTGATTGCGAAGTGATTCAGGAAATTCTACAGCTTTTCGGCGATGCCTCGGGCCTTCAAATTAACTTGAGCAAAAGTACCATAACCGGCATCCGGTGCGAGGAAGGCGTGGAGCTCATGGTGGCTGGCCTCTTCAACTGCGAGATCTGTCCTTTTCCTATCAAGTACTTAGGCCTACCCCTCACTACTGGACGTCTCAGGCGAGCTGATATTTGGCCACTCATTGACAATTTCTCAAACAGATTACCAGGATGGATCCCCAAGTTGTTGAACCCCGGTGGTCGTTTGGTCCTCACCAAGTCAGTACTCATGGCCTTACCCCTTCACTTCCTTGCTGTGCTGGACCTTCCAGCTTGGGCTCTTAAGATCATTTACAAGCGATGCCGGGGGTTTATCTGGAAAGGCCAACAAGAAATCAATGGGGGTCACTGCGTGCTCCCGTGGTCCAGAGTATGCATGCATGTGCAATATGGTGGCTTGGGAGTTCTTAATTTGCGCTACTTTGGTTGCGCCCTCCGTTGTCGCTGGCCTTGGCTCAAGTGGGCTAGCTCGCCCAGGCCCTGGTGCCTCATTCCTCTCCATGATGATAAAGACGCTACAGCAATGGTGAGGGCTTCCTCCTTTGTCCGCCTTGGTGACGGTAAACGTGCCAAGTTTTGGACTGACAAATGGCTTCCAGAGAAGCGTGCCATCATAGACGCCTACCCACTGTTGGCATCGTTCGTCAAGGATTCCGGCCTGGCCATCTCACAAGCGCTCCACAACAACACATGGATTAAAGACATCAGAGGTGGGGTGTCTAGAGCTGCGTTGGCCCAGTATCTACACCTCTGGGATGAGTTGCTTCAGGTGCAACTTAGCGACGACGCTGCTGATGCCTTGGTCTGGTGCCACTCCAGCGACGGCAACTTCTCCACAAGCAGTGCGTACAACCTCTTCTCCGTGGCCAACAAGTGCTTCCCCTGTGCACGACCAATCTGGAGATCTAAGGCCCCAGCTCGGTGCAAGTTCTTCATGTGGCTCGCCGTTCACAGAAGATGCCTGACGGCGGACAATCTTCAACGCCGCGGGTGGCCAAATTCTGGCTCCTTTCAACTGTGTCAGACTGATGACGAAACCTGCGTTCACTTGTTCGTCCACTGCAGGTTCAGCATTCAGGTTTGGCGCAAGATCATGTCGTGGTCATCAGCTGTGTTCCCTGTCCCTGGCCCAAACTTAACGAGCACGGAGGATTGGTGGCTGCTGGTTAGGAAGCAAGTGCCCAAGATACAAAGACGCGACTTTGACACCGTCGTAATCCTTGTCCACTGGAGGATTTGGAAGGAGAGGAACTCAAGAATATTTGATGGGGTGCAACACTCAGTACAGGAGATTTTTGAGGGTATTAGAGATGAGATCGCCACGTGGCGTTCTGCGGGCCTGGTAGCTACTGGGGAGGGCTAGTTCGTTGTTGTCTTTTGAGTGTTCTTGCGCTTTTGTACTCTCGCTGGAGCGTTTGGCGAAGGCTGGGCCTGTCCAGACTCTCGTTCGTCTCCTAGCTGTTGCTCCACCTCGGAGCTTGATGTACTTTTCTTCCCCTCTCTTAATAAAGATCGGCATCAGGCCTTTCAGAGTTTACAGAAGATGTTAAGGTCCACCGGAAGCTGCCCCCTGCTGGTACTCGTGCTGGTGGCGAGTCACCTGCTGCTCGCTGTTGTGGACGGCGCTGGCTACGCGCCGAGCGGCACGCTCCGGCCGACCCGGAGCCACTCGTGCGAGGACTCCTGCAAGACGGAGCAGGCGTACTCGACGTACCGGTGCTCGCTGCCGGTCACCTCTATTAGAGTTTGTTTTGTGTTGTGTTAGGATTCTAGCTTAAGTCGGTTTGGGTCTAACCCTAGGCCGGCCGACCCCCTCCTCTCTTCTATATAAATATTATAATATTGTTTAAATCAATACAAGTTATTATTCTTCCAAACTATCATGGTATCAGACGTCTAGGTTTTCCTCACCTAGATGGCTCCGCCCACTCCACCGTCAACGCGTCCACTCTGGACCACGGCCGAGGCGCGCGCCGCTGCCGGCGCCGATCTATCTTCTTCATCTACCTCTATGCTCCACCAAAATCCCCAACAAAATTCACAGCCCCCACAACTTACCCTAGCCTACACGATCGCCGACGTCTCTCTGTTCGTCCTGATCGTCCTCGATCTCTCCAAGCATAACTTTTACCATTGGCGCCACCTCTTCCATGTTCATCTCGGTCGTTGCGGCCTCCGCGATCACATCAACCTCACCTCGACACCACGGCCCGCCGATCCACGCTGGGTCAAGGACGACCACACCGTCATTCAATGGATCTACACCAGGATCTCCACCGAGCTCTTCAACCTAGTCTCCACCGACGACGCCATGGTtgcccaactatgggccacccttcAGCAGCTCTTTTAGGACAACTCCGACTCGCGCATCAACGCTCTTCACATCGAGCTCCGCACCAGCACTCAAGGCGACTCCCCCGTCACCGTCTTCTATCAACGCATCAAGGCCATCGGTGATGAACTTCGGGAACTCGGTGATCACGTCGACGACCGCACCCTTATCAACGCCCTTCTCGTCGGTCTCGGCGATCAATTTGAGAAGCAAGTCGCCTTCATCCCACTGCTGAAACCTTACCCAACTTTCTCCGAAGTGCGATCTATTTTGCAACTCGAAGCTCAGAATCAAGCTCGCAAGGCCGTGCATCCTCCGTAGGTGTTTCACACAGCGCTTAGCCCGCCCCTCCTGCATACCCCTGCTACACCACCGACGGCCCCTCTTGGATGGCGTCCGAGCCCCAACTACCGTGGCAAAAATCCTGTATATCGGACACCCGCTCCAGCGCCGACTCCTCCGCCGCGGCCACCTGCTCCTGCACCAGCTCCTCCCGCGCTGACACCACCAGGGCCGCCACCGCCCTCCTCCATGGCCCCTTAGCTGCCGCAGCGTGACCCATGGACGGGTCTCATTCAGGCCTGGCCGATGCCCTGGTCGGCCCCCTCTCCGTACGGTGCCCCACCGGCTTACACCGGGCACTGGAGTCCCGGCCTCCGCCCCTCCATCGGCGCACCCGGGCCTCTCGCACCTCGTCCTCTGCAGCAGGTCTACACCGCCCAGGCTTCACCACTTACATGTTGTCGCCACAGCAATACATGGCTCCACCGACGCCGCTGCCCCACATGTACCACGCTCCTCCGGCTCTTTAGTACATGCCTGCGTCTCCCGCTCTGTCAACCGCTCCACCAAGTTGGGACCAAGCCGCCTTCCTCGCTGCCATGAACAATTTCACACTCAACAACCATGAAGGTACGGATTGGATTTTTTGATTCTGGTGCTTCCTCGCATATGTCTTCAAGCATGGATTTTCTGTCAGCTTGTTCCTCACCTCCCTTTTCTACCATCACCATTGGCGATGGATCCTCTATTCCAATCCCATGCACCTGTCACTCTTATATCATTAATCCAAACACAAATTTTAAAAATCTACCAAATTTTATTCTTCGAAATATTTTAGTTGCTCCATCATTAATTAAAAATCTAATTTCTGTTCGTCAATTCACCATTGACAATAATGTTTCCATAGAATTTGATCCCTTTGGTTTATCTGTGAAGGATCTGAAAACGGGGCGGTCCCAAGGTAGTCAGAATCCCGATCCTACTAACGAAATCCTACGATTTGAAGATCTTACATCACTATAACGATCCAAATCCCACTATGAATCCCAATCGCGTAGAATCCATGTTGAGTCCCGATCCAAATCATGGAATCCTTAAAATAATGTAGAATCTCGATCCCTTTTATGGATTTTTCCGATTCTACTAACTCA encodes:
- the LOC124655279 gene encoding alanine aminotransferase 2-like, with amino-acid sequence MSYNKTASITAETINPRVKTFNYEPCGEIATLAERLQEELKKNPGSRPFEEIIYCNLGNPQALGQRPITFFREVLSLCDNPTLLERDETRLLFSACAIKRARKIIEAMPGRDSGPYTPSQGIKSLRESVADGIAGRDGYPSRPEDIFLTDGASSAINLTLQMLIRSEEDGILCPLPEYPLYSASIILHGGTMIPYNLSEDGDWGLEIFEVKRCLEEARISGLTVRAMVVINPGNPTGQVMSVTNQEEIVEFCRKEGLVLLADEVYQDNIYVDHKKFNSFKKVARSLGYNANDISIVSYHSVSMGYSGECGRRGGYMEICGFGEDVVGAICKVASVTLCPNIGGQILTSLVMDTPKIGDDCFERFLAEKENIQSSMVNRAKTLEEAFNSLEGVTCNKIEGAIYLFPRIHLPVAAIKAAKIEGVSPDIFYACRLLDDAGIAVVPGSGFHQISGRNMATGTWHIRCTILPGEDKINEMIPRLKSFHEAFMNEFRDRS